The Terriglobus sp. TAA 43 sequence CTGGACGGCACCGTGATTGCCACGGCGCTGCCGCAGATGGCGAAGAGTTTCCATGCCAGCGCTGTCAGCCTGAACATTGGCATGACGGCGTACATGCTCACGCTGGCCGTGCTGATTCCCATCAGTGGATGGGTAACGGATCGTTTCGGATCGCGGTCGGTGTTTGCTGCGGCAGTGGGCATCTTCACTGTGGCGTCGCTGCTGTGCGCAGTGTCGCGAAATCTTACAGAGTTCACGCTGATGCGCATTCTGCAGGGAATGGGCGGCGCGATGATGGTGCCGGTGGGCCGCTTGATTGTGTTGCGCGAAACGCCCAAAGACAAGCTGGCGCAGGCGATTGCATACATCTCGTGGCCCGGCTTAACGGCCCTTGTGTTGGGGCCACCGCTGGGTGGATTCATTACCACCTATGCGAGCTGGCACTGGATCTTTTTGATGAATGTGCCACTCGGTATTGCCGCTCTCATCCTTGCCATGTTGTGGATTGAAAATGTTCGCACCGAGGAGCGGCATCCCTTTGATTGGGGCACATTCGCGCTCGGTGGCATTGCATCCGCAGGCAGTGTGTACGCAATGGAACTGCTGGGCGGAGGCGAGACGCGCTGGCCTGTACCGGTGACCATGCTCGTGCTCAGTTTGTTGTGCGGTGTGTTGGCGATTGTCTATGCGCGACGCAGGCAAGAGACTTCGCTGATTGATTTTGAATCCATGCGGAATAAGACCTATTCGCTCTCGATCTACGGCGCCAGCGCGTTTCGAGTTGCGGTATCGGTCTTACCGTTTCTTTTGCCGCTTATGTTTCAGATTGCTTTTGGCCTGAACGCATTTCGCAGCGGCCTGTATCTGCTGGCGCTATTCGGCGGCGATCTCAGTATGAAATCGATCGTCCTGCCATTGCTTCGGCGGTTCGGCTTCCGCCGCATCCTCATTGTGAACGGAATCCTCACGGCGCTCTCAATGGTGGTGTGTGCGTTTCTGTCACCGTCCACGCCGGTGGTACTGCTTCTGCTGGTGTTATTTGTGCATGGCGCATGCCGCTCCATGGAATTCACATGCCTTACTACGCTGGCCTATTCAGAGATTCCGCCAGAACGCATGAGCCGCGCCAACGGCTTCCTGAGTGCCATCATGCAGTTGAGTGTTGGTATGGGAGTGGCGGTGGGCGCGGTGACGCTGCGTTCTGTGGCGCACGCACGCGGACATTCAGCAGCCACGCCGCATCTTGCAGATTTCCGCTGGGCCATCCTTCTCATGTCGATCGTTGCGTTGGGGCCGGTGTTTGATAGCCTCGCTCTTCCGCACGATGCAGGTGCAGACACCAGTGGCCATCAACCAGAGATTGCAGAAGCAGAATCAGCACTGATCTAAAAGGAAAAGGGCATAGCGAAAGCCATGCCCTTCGTTACATTCGTTAGCTGCCTATCCGTTCGGCCGAGCAGCAACCATGCGTTCGTTAAAGGTGCGGAAGAAGTTTGCGTAATCACCGTTTTCTGCAGCAAAACGAAGTGGCTTTACGCGATCAATGATGACTTCCTCCACATTCGGCTGATCGCGCAGGATGGCGAACGTGTCATGCAGATAGTCCGCCAAAGGCATCGCAGCAGGATCGTTCTTCTGGCGGTCACCCATTAGTTCTGTCTGCACATACGGCGGAACG is a genomic window containing:
- a CDS encoding MFS transporter — protein: MKPRSPLYVTSLIAGAFFMENLDGTVIATALPQMAKSFHASAVSLNIGMTAYMLTLAVLIPISGWVTDRFGSRSVFAAAVGIFTVASLLCAVSRNLTEFTLMRILQGMGGAMMVPVGRLIVLRETPKDKLAQAIAYISWPGLTALVLGPPLGGFITTYASWHWIFLMNVPLGIAALILAMLWIENVRTEERHPFDWGTFALGGIASAGSVYAMELLGGGETRWPVPVTMLVLSLLCGVLAIVYARRRQETSLIDFESMRNKTYSLSIYGASAFRVAVSVLPFLLPLMFQIAFGLNAFRSGLYLLALFGGDLSMKSIVLPLLRRFGFRRILIVNGILTALSMVVCAFLSPSTPVVLLLLVLFVHGACRSMEFTCLTTLAYSEIPPERMSRANGFLSAIMQLSVGMGVAVGAVTLRSVAHARGHSAATPHLADFRWAILLMSIVALGPVFDSLALPHDAGADTSGHQPEIAEAESALI